The sequence TCATGCCTTGGTCGGAAACCAAGGCGCTATCGGAGGTGTGTAGAAGTGAAGCAAGACATTCACCCGAACTACGAGGCGACCACGGTCGTCTGCTCATGCGGGAACCGGTTCGAGACCCGCTCGACCGCCGGCGGCGAGTTGCACCTTGAGCTGTGCAACGCTTGTCACCCGTTCTTCACCGGTCAGCAGAAGTTCGTCGATACCGGTGGACGTGTCCAGCGCTTCAGCGACAAGTTCGGCTCTGCGGCCAATGCCGTGCTTGAGAAGGAAGCCGCTGAGAAGGACGCCCGTCGCAAGGCCGCTGAAGAGGCCGCGATGGCCGCCAAGAAGGAGCGCGAGGCCAAGGATGCCGCCAAGGCCGCCAAGGCTGCCGAGTACGAGGTCAAGTCCGCCAAGGGCGCTGCCAAGGCCACTGACGTCGACGAGGTTGTCGATGAGGCGGCCGAGGAGATCGTCGCCGAGACCACCGAGGTGGTAGCTGACGCGCCGGCCGACTCCGGCGAGGAAGCCGCCGAGTAGGTCGTCCGTTGAGCGGTTCGCACGACTAGAATGGGGAGGCGTCGCGGTCAGTGCGACGCCTCTCTTGTTTCACAAGGGGTCCCGAG is a genomic window of Coriobacteriia bacterium containing:
- the rpmE gene encoding 50S ribosomal protein L31 — protein: MKQDIHPNYEATTVVCSCGNRFETRSTAGGELHLELCNACHPFFTGQQKFVDTGGRVQRFSDKFGSAANAVLEKEAAEKDARRKAAEEAAMAAKKEREAKDAAKAAKAAEYEVKSAKGAAKATDVDEVVDEAAEEIVAETTEVVADAPADSGEEAAE